One part of the Terriglobia bacterium genome encodes these proteins:
- a CDS encoding J domain-containing protein, with protein MTSDYYDLLRLTPVATFEEVHKAYRILAMEFHPDRNPTPDAASRMTEINEAFSVLSEPVRRRQYDQERRKTQPFDIAGPVLRAAHETLLKQGWSATQNTESALVLERDERAVRVALVARLDSSLLKKIGRQFPGFSVVLAVDIETPINLSLNAAIIDLMRSSHHGAPFPDDAYRQLFGPFL; from the coding sequence ATGACCTCCGATTACTACGACTTGCTGCGGCTTACACCCGTTGCGACATTCGAAGAAGTCCACAAGGCATACCGGATTCTCGCGATGGAGTTCCATCCGGACCGTAATCCCACGCCGGACGCGGCTTCGAGGATGACTGAAATCAATGAGGCTTTTTCCGTTCTCAGCGAACCCGTGCGCCGCCGCCAGTACGACCAGGAACGAAGAAAAACGCAGCCCTTCGATATCGCGGGACCTGTGCTTCGCGCAGCCCACGAAACCCTGTTGAAGCAGGGCTGGAGCGCCACACAGAACACCGAATCGGCGCTGGTTCTGGAGCGGGACGAACGCGCCGTCCGGGTTGCGCTCGTCGCGCGGCTCGACAGCTCGCTCTTGAAGAAGATCGGACGGCAATTTCCGGGCTTCTCGGTAGTCCTGGCCGTGGACATCGAAACACCGATCAACCTGTCCCTGAATGCCGCCATCATCGACCTGATGCGCTCCTCTCATCACGGCGCGCCTTTTCCAGACGATGCCTACCGCCAGCTGTTCGGGCCTTTTCTCTGA
- a CDS encoding GspE/PulE family protein — protein MTQQLPAVVLRDKPRLPEECPPVVRIQKTIFQEAAAADASDVHIEPGSGATRVRYRVNGILRESLEVPKWMHENLVVRIKVLAKLDISERRIPQDGHIAAEESNGMDIRVSVLPTRWGEKIVIRILRRGRRLMTLSQLGIQSSVEERLHALIRRPQGMLLVVGPTGSGKTTSLYAFVNEIRQEPMNIVTIEDPVEYEVEGVSQVPVNEKTGLTFAKALRSILRQDPDVILVGEIRDSDTAVTAFHAAMTGHLVMSTLHATDAISALLRLCELGVDRSVLASALVGVVAQRLVRLNCTACAEPDFPRPIYLQHLSIDENKVNQLRQSPGCAECDSSGSRSRLGIYELMEVNAGLRNTILQGSELEIRQAARGAGYVSMARQAVDLVLSGELAVREAYRSCYVGGE, from the coding sequence ATGACACAACAACTTCCCGCCGTCGTTTTGCGCGACAAGCCGCGCCTGCCTGAAGAGTGTCCGCCGGTCGTGCGCATTCAAAAGACGATTTTCCAGGAAGCGGCTGCGGCCGATGCAAGCGATGTTCATATCGAGCCGGGATCGGGCGCTACCAGAGTCCGTTACCGGGTAAACGGGATTCTTCGCGAATCGCTGGAGGTTCCCAAATGGATGCACGAGAACCTCGTTGTTCGCATCAAAGTTCTGGCCAAGCTCGACATCAGCGAGCGGCGCATTCCACAGGATGGCCATATCGCGGCCGAAGAATCGAACGGCATGGACATCCGGGTCTCCGTGCTCCCGACCCGTTGGGGCGAGAAAATTGTCATTCGTATTCTACGCAGAGGCCGCCGGCTGATGACGCTGTCGCAGCTCGGGATTCAATCCAGCGTCGAAGAACGTCTGCACGCCCTGATCCGGCGGCCGCAGGGAATGCTTTTGGTGGTCGGGCCGACCGGCAGCGGAAAGACCACGAGCCTGTATGCGTTCGTGAACGAGATCCGGCAGGAGCCGATGAACATCGTCACAATCGAGGACCCAGTCGAATATGAAGTTGAAGGCGTCAGCCAGGTTCCGGTCAACGAGAAAACCGGACTCACCTTTGCGAAGGCTTTGCGGTCCATCCTCCGGCAGGATCCCGATGTGATTCTGGTCGGCGAAATACGGGATTCCGATACGGCCGTCACCGCTTTTCATGCGGCGATGACCGGACACCTGGTGATGTCCACGCTTCACGCGACCGACGCGATCTCGGCGTTGCTCCGCCTGTGCGAACTGGGAGTGGACAGGAGTGTTCTTGCATCTGCGCTGGTCGGAGTCGTCGCTCAGAGACTCGTCCGGTTGAATTGCACGGCTTGCGCGGAGCCGGACTTTCCGCGGCCGATCTACCTGCAGCATTTGTCGATCGATGAAAACAAGGTAAATCAATTACGGCAGAGCCCCGGCTGCGCCGAGTGCGATTCGAGCGGAAGCCGCAGCCGCCTGGGGATCTACGAATTGATGGAAGTCAACGCCGGGCTGCGGAACACGATTCTCCAGGGATCGGAACTGGAAATCCGGCAGGCCGCCCGCGGCGCGGGATACGTTTCGATGGCCCGCCAGGCCGTCGACCTTGTTCTATCCGGTGAGCTGGCCGTGCGTGAAGCTTATCGAAGCTGCTACGTGGGAGGCGAGTGA